From Candidatus Omnitrophota bacterium, a single genomic window includes:
- a CDS encoding FtsQ-type POTRA domain-containing protein: MSAKRNSGRRQNAKRTSSGGKAIDVANFIALRVVPGIVISAIVLGLPGYGLYRFFKYGDFFRVKQVVVNSDDPGVFAPVSKDLNKRYVGHNIFNVDVKYARRMVAKEHPELKKVTVRKVFPDVIEMDVVTRKPVAVIESGRGIVVDAENVVLGSDMMTPGLIKIKGISFFLNAPTKGEKIDNKALDAAVNLLRIIQNNKGLRKEGIDYIDVTDRNNLMVGISGATVKIGAEDLDGRIKRLGSILNDPAMDLKHINYIDLRFEDTVISPK; the protein is encoded by the coding sequence ATGTCGGCAAAACGGAATTCCGGGAGAAGGCAGAATGCCAAGAGGACGTCTTCCGGGGGGAAGGCGATAGACGTGGCGAATTTCATAGCGCTTCGCGTAGTCCCTGGCATCGTTATATCCGCCATAGTGCTGGGTCTTCCGGGATACGGGTTATACCGGTTCTTTAAATACGGGGATTTTTTCCGGGTGAAACAGGTTGTTGTTAATTCGGACGATCCCGGGGTCTTTGCCCCGGTGTCCAAGGACCTGAACAAACGTTACGTGGGGCATAACATATTCAACGTGGATGTTAAGTACGCCAGAAGGATGGTAGCCAAAGAACACCCGGAGCTTAAGAAGGTCACGGTGAGGAAGGTGTTCCCTGATGTCATCGAGATGGACGTGGTAACAAGGAAACCCGTGGCTGTTATCGAGTCCGGACGCGGGATCGTGGTGGACGCGGAGAACGTAGTGCTGGGTTCTGACATGATGACCCCCGGGCTCATAAAGATCAAAGGCATCAGTTTTTTTCTGAACGCCCCTACTAAGGGAGAGAAGATAGACAACAAGGCCCTGGATGCCGCCGTGAACCTCCTCAGGATCATACAGAACAATAAGGGTCTCAGAAAAGAAGGGATAGATTACATAGATGTCACGGATCGCAACAATCTTATGGTCGGGATAAGCGGTGCTACGGTAAAAATAGGCGCGGAAGACCTTGATGGAAGAATAAAACGACTTGGAAGCATACTTAACGATCCGGCAATGGACCTGAAGCACATAAACTATATTGACTTGAGGTTCGAGGATACGGTCATTTCCCCTAAATAG